A region of the Magnetospirillum sp. WYHS-4 genome:
CAGCAACGCCTTGTAGACAGGCAGGGCGTCGACGTCGCGGGACACATCGCCCGCCGCCACCGACAGCAGGCCGGCCACGGCGGCGGCGTGGACCCACGCCATCTGGATTTCGGTCATGTCCGCCATCCGCATGGTGGACGATGCCAGTTGCATGGCGGCATCCGCCGCCTGTTCCTGGTCGGCCGCCAGCCGCGCCGGATTTACTTCCGCCGATGGGGCGACCAGGGGTAGGTAGGCAAGTTCCTGCGGCCGGATCTGGCCGGCCGATGCGATGAGGTTCCAGAAAGCCGACGCGATGGACCCGTCCTTTTCATCGCAGGCCGCCGCCAGCACGACGTAGGCCGTCAGGACGGCCCGCGCCAGGTCGCGCCCGCCCATGCCCTCGGCCAGGCGGGCGTTGATGTCGGCGACCATCGCCGCCATGGCCGCCCGCTCGAAGGCGGTCGGGCTTTCGCCGGCCCCTGGTTCCGCAAGGTGGATTTGCATGGTCATGGCCGTTCCTCCAGGTTTGCCAGGTGTTGCAGGATCGCGGCCTCCAGGGCCGCCTTGGTTTTCGCCGGGTACTTGCCGGCCACGTAGCTGCTCAATGCCGACCGGCTGTAGCCGATGCGCTCGGCCACCCCGGCAATGCCTCTCGGGTGGACGTCCACGGCGGCCAGGGCCCATCCCAGGGGCCCGATGGGCCGGGTGGTGCCGTCGTTTCGGTCGTAGATTTGCTGTCGCTGCACCCGCTCGACGGGCGCCATGGGCCCGCTGTCGCGGACCAGGGACCAGCGGAAGGGACCGTTGGCCGGTGCCTTCAGGGCCAACAGGTAGCCGGCTTTTGCCAGGGCCTTGCAGTAACGCCGGGCATCGTCGGTGGCGACCGTCTCGCCGGCCGGGGCGGCCCTGGCCACCAGGCAGGCCGCCGTGAATTTCCCGGCCGCCCGCATGGCGGCCCAGTACTTGTCCCGCATGGTCCGCCGCCGCGGTTGGTAGGGGCCATCCTGGGTGCGGGGACCGGACTTGCCGGCCACGATCACCGGGCCGCCGGGCGCCGCCAGCAGGCTGCGCCCCGCGGCGGTTGCCTTGTAACAGCCGGCTTCCTTGCGGATCGCCAGGCGCCTGGTCACCAGGCGGGCCATGGCCTGCTGGAGGCCGGGATGGGCGGCGATCCCGGTGACGGCCGCCAGGTCGGCCAGGCGATGGCACTTGCCATCCGCCAGGGCCAGCAGGGCGGCCTCCATGTTGGGGGACCGGCGCTTATCCGTATCTGGGCGGGGTTTGCGGGCCATCAACGCGCCCCCGGCACCTTGACCGGCTTGGTCGTCTCGCGGTCGTTGAACAGCACGGCGCCGGCCAGGGCGGCCAGGTCCACCGGCCGGCCGGGGTTGCGCCGCCCGGCCCGCTCGACGGGGGCCAGGGCTTCCTTGATTTCCCGCGCCCGCCCCTTGGTTTCGGCATAGAGGAAGTCCACCAGGTCGGGGGCCACCTCGGCCTCGCACAGCCCCTTCACCAGGGCGTCCACGTCCTGCCGGGACAGGCGCTGGAATTCGACCCGCTGGCCGACGCGGGACGCGATCTGAGGATAGCGCTTCAGCTGGTGGCTGATCTTGCCCATGCCGACGAAGACGAAGGGGATTTCCAGGGAATCGGACAGGTCCCGCAGGGTCTCCATCGCCCGGCCGTTGCCGATGATGTGGTCGGCCTCATCGATCAGCACGGCCGGCGTCAGGCCGTCCCGTTCCGCCTGCTTGGCGAGCCTCGCCAGGTGTTCCAGCGCCTGGCGGTACATCTTCTCGAAGCTGTTGGCGGGCGGTTCCGTCGTGACCCGGCCCAGCAGGTCGCGCAGCATCCAGGACGGGGTCCATTCGCGCTTGGCGCGCAGCAGCACCGCGCCTTGTTGGACCGCCCACCATTCGGCCGTGCGGGTCTTGGAAAGACCAGGTTCGCCGTCCACCACCATCAGGCAGGCCTCGCCGGCTCCCCGGTCCCGGAGCGCCGCCAGGGCGGCCACGAAGGCCTTGGTATTACTGGTCATGACGAACGTGTTGCGCATCGCGTTACATCCTCTCTCTCAGGCGGCAAGGGATTTCAGGGGGTCGATGGAGATTCCCTCCATTTCCAGCAACATCCGGAACTCGCCCATCCCGAGGCGCTCGGCCAGCAGGCGGCGGTCGTCGTCGGTGGCGCGATCCGGGTGATCGGCGAGCCATGATGCCCATTCGAGGTCGCTGAAGAAGTTGGGCCGGGCATTGGGGTGCTGGACGATCTGCGCGGCCGGCTGGACGGGTTCGGCGCGGGCGGCCATGGCGGCGATCTCCGCGTCCGCCATCTCCAGGGCCTCGGCGTCCAAGGGCATGACGGGGGCATGCTCGATCAGCGCGGCGGGGTTCAGCTCGGCCTCGATCTCGGCCCGCTGGACGTCCAGGCGCCGGATGCGCCCTTGGGCGCGCTTCTCGGCCGCCTGGCGCATCTTGGAGACCGGATAGAACTCCGTCCGGTGCCCGTTCCACAGGGCCTCGCCGATCAGCCGGCCCTCGATGTCCCGCACCCACACCCGGTGGGCGTCATGGATGTCGTAGCCGACCAGGACCTCCTCGCCGTGCCGGTGTTCCAGCGCCGGCAGGTAGTAGCTGTTGCCGAGCCACGACACCAGGCCGCGCCGGGTCTTGCGGCGGATTTGCGGCCGGAACAGGTCCTGGGCCTCGGCCTCCGTCAGCACGTCCGGGACGAAGCCTTCCGCGACCGCCCGGTCCCACATCTCGTCCGGGGACATGTGGCGCTTGCGCCCGTCCTCGCCCCGGACCTTGGGCAGCCCCCGGTGCGGCCGGGCGTTGTAG
Encoded here:
- a CDS encoding ATP-binding protein, with product MRNTFVMTSNTKAFVAALAALRDRGAGEACLMVVDGEPGLSKTRTAEWWAVQQGAVLLRAKREWTPSWMLRDLLGRVTTEPPANSFEKMYRQALEHLARLAKQAERDGLTPAVLIDEADHIIGNGRAMETLRDLSDSLEIPFVFVGMGKISHQLKRYPQIASRVGQRVEFQRLSRQDVDALVKGLCEAEVAPDLVDFLYAETKGRAREIKEALAPVERAGRRNPGRPVDLAALAGAVLFNDRETTKPVKVPGAR